From one Variovorax sp. PBL-H6 genomic stretch:
- a CDS encoding DUF4902 domain-containing protein, giving the protein MKDLAFSAPAFPDGLLRLSNPALRALQLTHLISGVYEDSLSPALQTCGRPTTITGYTEWIDAAGSPATLGWDWEIRCMPGQVRWHRLSLPFTNVLLVHEDRRDLPWQCNLQRLAEWVDTLAWTEPLRTALFVQYACRPGH; this is encoded by the coding sequence ATGAAAGATCTCGCATTCAGTGCACCCGCTTTTCCCGATGGCCTGTTGCGCCTGTCGAACCCAGCCCTGCGGGCACTGCAGCTGACCCACTTGATTTCGGGCGTCTACGAGGATTCCCTGTCGCCTGCGCTGCAGACCTGCGGCCGGCCCACCACGATCACGGGCTACACGGAATGGATCGACGCGGCGGGCTCACCCGCAACGCTGGGCTGGGACTGGGAGATCCGCTGCATGCCCGGCCAGGTCCGATGGCATCGCCTGAGCCTTCCTTTCACCAATGTGCTGCTGGTCCACGAAGATCGGCGGGACCTCCCATGGCAATGCAACCTGCAGCGTCTCGCAGAGTGGGTGGACACTCTGGCGTGGACCGAGCCGCTACGTACCGCTTTGTTCGTTCAGTACGCGTGCCGTCCGGGACACTAA
- a CDS encoding acyl-homoserine-lactone synthase: MEFTTGTSHDLPDEVLVGLARYRHKVFVETLGWDLPTQAGLEIDQFDRPDTLYVAARKEGRYIGVARLLPTVRPYLLGEVFPELMGDAPPPRASDVWELSRFAAIDFRSNVLSGPFSSPTTVGLLKAVQTCALRHGASRLITTLSSPGIERLLRKLGFLAYRAGPPQIINGHPLFACWIELNNTSNARS; encoded by the coding sequence GTGGAATTCACTACAGGCACATCACACGACTTACCCGATGAAGTTCTCGTCGGGCTCGCTCGTTACCGGCACAAGGTATTTGTCGAAACCTTGGGGTGGGATCTGCCCACGCAGGCGGGGCTCGAAATCGATCAGTTCGATCGTCCGGACACTCTCTATGTGGCAGCGCGCAAGGAGGGGCGGTATATCGGAGTGGCCCGATTGCTGCCAACCGTGCGCCCCTACCTTCTCGGTGAGGTTTTCCCTGAGTTGATGGGCGATGCGCCGCCACCCCGGGCCTCCGACGTTTGGGAGCTCTCGCGGTTTGCAGCAATCGACTTTCGTTCCAACGTTTTGTCGGGGCCGTTCTCATCTCCAACGACCGTGGGTCTGCTGAAGGCAGTTCAGACCTGCGCGCTTCGGCACGGCGCGAGCCGTCTCATCACCACGCTTTCCTCGCCCGGCATCGAGCGGCTCCTTCGAAAACTGGGCTTCCTGGCCTACCGCGCCGGCCCACCCCAAATCATCAACGGACATCCTCTTTTCGCATGCTGGATCGAACTGAACAACACATCGAACGCCCGCAGCTGA
- a CDS encoding OmpA family protein, whose amino-acid sequence MTKNAKSLRPARRGMRRLVAVMASAMLLAACGTPGRAIDPQAQAAAMSAKPAAPAAGDFPAMETAKWQQGAFPNLENLRQVQPGMGKDQIRELLSWPHFSEGLWGVEEWNYIFHLRTGEGPAFVTCQYMVRFNDAMVVTGAYWKSGECEALTRREPKTAAARPTVQPLPTPPARPLPPQKISLGTDGLFRFGGASAADLLPEGRQKIELLTQEIRRNFASVKSIAITGHTDRLGSAAYNEALSLERANTVRDLMVRSGVDATLINAVGVGKTRPVVDCPGSRKTPALVTCLQPNRRVELEVIGAVPVNAAEAEKSAASSNRPTLGR is encoded by the coding sequence ATGACCAAAAACGCAAAGAGCCTTCGCCCCGCCCGCCGGGGCATGAGGCGCCTAGTTGCCGTGATGGCGTCCGCGATGCTGCTGGCCGCTTGCGGCACCCCGGGCCGCGCCATCGATCCGCAGGCCCAGGCGGCAGCCATGTCGGCCAAGCCTGCGGCTCCGGCTGCCGGGGATTTCCCGGCGATGGAGACGGCCAAGTGGCAGCAGGGCGCGTTCCCCAATCTGGAGAACCTCCGGCAGGTCCAGCCGGGCATGGGCAAGGACCAGATCCGCGAGCTGCTGAGTTGGCCGCACTTCAGCGAAGGGCTGTGGGGCGTGGAGGAGTGGAACTACATCTTCCACCTGCGCACCGGCGAAGGGCCGGCATTCGTGACCTGCCAGTACATGGTGCGCTTCAACGACGCCATGGTGGTGACGGGGGCGTACTGGAAATCCGGCGAATGCGAAGCACTGACGCGCCGGGAGCCCAAGACTGCAGCGGCCAGGCCGACCGTGCAGCCCTTGCCGACACCGCCGGCGCGTCCGTTGCCGCCGCAGAAGATCAGCCTGGGCACGGATGGGCTGTTCCGCTTTGGCGGCGCTTCCGCGGCCGACCTGCTGCCGGAGGGGCGGCAGAAGATCGAACTGCTGACGCAGGAGATTCGCCGCAACTTCGCCTCGGTGAAGTCGATTGCCATCACGGGGCATACCGATCGCCTGGGCAGCGCGGCCTACAACGAGGCCCTGTCGCTGGAGCGGGCGAACACGGTGCGCGACTTGATGGTCCGATCGGGTGTCGATGCGACCCTGATCAACGCGGTAGGCGTGGGCAAGACCAGGCCCGTGGTGGATTGCCCGGGTTCCAGGAAGACGCCTGCGCTCGTGACTTGCCTGCAGCCCAACCGCCGCGTTGAGCTCGAGGTCATCGGGGCAGTGCCGGTCAATGCAGCTGAAGCCGAAAAGTCGGCCGCATCTTCGAACAGGCCAACTCTCGGCAGGTAA